One Helianthus annuus cultivar XRQ/B chromosome 7, HanXRQr2.0-SUNRISE, whole genome shotgun sequence genomic region harbors:
- the LOC110896143 gene encoding uncharacterized protein LOC110896143: MASSTFNRWLRPEVYPLFAAVGVAVGICGMQLVRNISGNPEVRVTKEKRSAGVLENFVEGERYAEHAVRKFVRNKSPEIMPSINAFFADPK, encoded by the exons ATGGCGTCTTCAACCTTTAACCGTTGGTTGAGGCCTGAG GTTTATCCTTTGTTTGCTGCTGTTGGTGTTGCTGTTGGGATCTGTGGAATGCAGTTGGTTCGGAACATCAGCGGTAATCCTGAAGTTAG AGTGACCAAGGAAAAAAGAAGCGCTGGTGTGTTGGAGAACTTTGTGGAGGGTGAAAGGTATGCAGAGCATGCGGTAAGGAAGTTTGTGCGCAACAAGTCTCCCGAGATTATGCCATCCATTAACGCGTTCTTTGCAGACCCGAAATGA